Sequence from the Brachionichthys hirsutus isolate HB-005 chromosome 4, CSIRO-AGI_Bhir_v1, whole genome shotgun sequence genome:
GAAAGAACGACACTTCAGTGCGGCGAGGTTTCggtgcaaataaatattttaaatattccgATGGAAAGCCCAAtgatttgtgtttcttcttttgtAGTCTGTTATACAATTGGTATCGctactttcatttaaaaaatacagaCGCAGTCAAAGTAAAACAAGGGAACCAGCTGAATGACTACTTTAATGTGATAGCCCACTTCTGTCCAGGAAAAGGAAACAATTAGGAATACTTATGATAATGAAAAACTAGTGTTATAATTCATATTCATAAATCGTGGTAGATGTTAACTAGCACACTTTCACTTCCAGTGAATACTGGTACTGTATGGTCATGAGGGCATTGATGCTCTTGTGATTCATTTGTCTAATAGACGATCTTTAAAGAGGGCTGCCCTCATGCTGTCGGTCCGTTATCCTTAGAATAAAAACCACAACAACTTCTCCTGTCCCACGGAGGATCTACTTCTCACTACGGCATGAATTTGTTCTacatttaataaacaacaaTTCTGAAATGAATATAAGACTACAACAAGAGTATCAGAATCTAAAcggaactgaagaagcctcttggatgagaggtgaaaggtCCTCAATCAAACTTCAGTCCAGTTAATTTTTCGTTTTTGCTATTCATTATTTACCATGGCCTGGATGACTGAGATCCTACACAGACTCAATTCATGTATTAATATTAGATTCTGTGTTGATTGTTCGGCACAAGTTACCCTCCAAATTTGACATCATGAAGTTGCATAACTCTCAGTCTGCCTTGAAGAAAATCCCAGTAGATGCACCACAGCAGAGACTATAAATGTACTTTGTCTTTCCATAATAACAGCCTCTGGAGCTCTGGCTCCTTCCAGACCAGCAGAACGGAAAGTGGGTTATTTCGACCTCTCcagtgccatctagtggcacAATCTGGGGCTGTAACGACTTCAATCAGAATAAGATGTATTTATTGGACAATTGTGTGCACGCATGCtaaaaatgtgtgaaattaaAGTATAGAAGATCGCAAAAGCAGATGGAGCTTTTAAAATAAGGGAACCAGCACATAACGTTTTCATGAAatattatatacagtaatacagtattaAACGTTTTAATGTATTGTCTTCTTTTGCGTTCTTTCACAAAGTCAAAAGTCCCACAAAGCAGGTGGATGAAGACACACCGTGGTTTGTATGACTCAACACAACACTCTTCAAATTCAAGCCAACTTTATTGACATAACATGATGCGATAATGCGAGTTTGTAACATAAGTGTGAGCCCTCCTCTATATACAGCTCTGCAGATATATGTACTTACAGTCGGTTACAGttttcaagttttttttctctACCAGCAACAAATTAAATTTACAGATGCAGCTTTTACATCACACTTAAAGGCAACAGTTACCCAGATTTAAACAGGTGGCATTTACTTTGAAGGTTTGAGAGGAAAAGGGACAACAAACTAAAACTGAAGACAATATTCAATACTATTATATTTTTATACTTCATCTATTCGTGAAAATATACCATTCAGAGCCAACAACTTTTACTTCATTTTATTATATGTGAAATGTAAAGACAAATAATATAAACTGACTGTGATCGACCAGGAAGATctgtctaaataaaaaaaaagctgatgtGTGAATTAAGAAGTCATTCCTCCATTATCCGTTCtgaataactaataataatctTGTCGTTTTTAAGTGTGTAAAGtatgaataaaacaattcaTCCTACAAACAATTTGTCAGATGAAGCTGAATTGAATTATCTGGTGGCGAGGGCATCGTTTCTCACGATGTCATGGTGCATCCAGAGACGTGAGCGGCGGTGCCGGTGTACTGGACGTCACAACGAACCACGTTGTTGTTAAAGTTTGACTCTGGAACTTGCTGTTTGGGGTTTACTGTCACCTGCGAGGATAACACAAGAACACAGGCAATAATAGCTTGGAGTTATTCAATAGTGTCGACTTGTACAGAACACATGAGCAGTGTGTCTGTCCAGCTTCAGTTTCACAGCCTTTAGTTCAAGTGATAAATCTTCTTACATAATCAGCAGCCATTTGCGATTATCAAATGGAATTAATCCATATTTGGGGCtctaatttttatttattttttcccccagcgGTTAATCATCAAAATATAAAGTAATACCAAGCTTCTGCCAATAGAAACTATTTCTAATAATACAATGCATTACGCAATTTAGCAGCTTCCAGACCTTGAGGATGTATTTTCCAGGAGAAACATCAGTGATGTCAATCCACTGACAGTCAATGTCAGCATTATAGATGTCATAACAGCCTGGACTTaagccctgcacacacacacacacacacacacacacacagagagagagagacaatgagagAGAAAGACTCTTTCATGATTCAGATCTGGTGGACTCAGTTCTAGTGAATCCAATGTAGAGacatgctaagctaggctaacagcATCTCTCTACTGAACAAATATCCTGGGGATGATCAAAGGTTAATAAGATATATTTCATGTATaattatttctctttctgttggGAGGAACGCTAAGAAAGGATTTTGATGTATTCCAAAAGGGTCACTATTCAGTTGGGTTCCTGGAAAATAAGACAAAGACATGGGTAAAGTGTTCTCCAAACTGGATGagcacacaggtgtgtgtgtgtgtgtgtgtgtgtgtgtgtgtgtgtgtgtgtgtgtgagtgtgtaccTGAGTGTGTGCGGTGCAGGCAAACCGGCGGTAGTATCCTGGATCACAGGAAGTGTCCTCCAGACAGAAGCTGGCCTTGTGACCTTCTGCCACCTGCTTCTCCGTTTGGGCATCCAGCAGTTCATACAGGCTGAACTCATCCATGCTGTGGAAATGACTGATAAAAGAcatgataaaagaaaaagaatgttAATGTTGCATTTAACAAAGATATCCAAATGTTTAATGGCTAATGCTAGTATCTGTGAGGCACCCACTTATGACAGCTGTGCCACTGCCAGGAATATCGAGGTTTACTGGGCAGGAAGTCGGCTGTTCCCTGGTTCTTCACCCTCTGAGGGAACCGCAACAAAACTCTGGTGTCGTAATGCTGAGAGTAACTGGCTGAactgagaggaggggagaggagaggggaggagaggagaggagaggagaggagaggagaggagaggagaggagaggagaggagaggagaggaggggaagggggaggagaggagcggagcggaagggagaggagggaaggggaaggggaatgagaggagaggaacttTTATAACAATGAGAatgtaaaaatcaaaatgcagtAATCCATTTTGGATTCTGTCCAATTTGGGACATGAATGTAGCCAAACATAAAAAGCAAAAGTCCAGTGTGtagatttatgatttatttgcattcatttatcatattatttaaattatgttttgaTCAGTGTATATCTGCTCTGAATTATTGCTATGCTATTTCAGGGCCCTTTTGATTAGCTCCAccaaaggaggttatgtttttgacagcgtttgtcTTTTAGCAGGTTTGTCATCTCAGCCTGAAGATGCTTGGGTTGCTGCCTCCCTTCACTTTCTATTAACATAAATCACAACGTGGCTCTGTGGGTAGCAATTGAGAAATCCTGAGGCAGGCAGGTGATTCCTTACGAAGAGAGGCAGTTCTCCTCAGCAGCACAGCGGAGGCTGTACATGGGCATCCTCTGCACGTAGGTGCCAGCCTGGATGTAGTTTGGATCAGGAACTAAATCAGGGAGTCCTGAGAATGAGAACAACCTGTTTTACTTGAGTGTTTCAATTGTATCTACATTTATACTGCTATACTGGATAATTCATTTTAATCAAGATATTGCTGATAATACTAGCATGCTTGCAgacctg
This genomic interval carries:
- the LOC137918141 gene encoding protein-lysine 6-oxidase, which encodes MKGFCPDALLRSFVHLCFLCSSLRGVCAQDDAGDQDALRPGLTWRHNGQVFSILSQASQYRPSGRMSTGSSRSSNPVVVLSGVNETLPASRGSPVASSAAQLRALTRRLHRAQQMPSDGGETTTTRREDTMVGDDPYNPYKAWNYYPYHNYYNSYYRARARTHPRHGHGTRFHQHGLPDLVPDPNYIQAGTYVQRMPMYSLRCAAEENCLSSSASYSQHYDTRVLLRFPQRVKNQGTADFLPSKPRYSWQWHSCHNHFHSMDEFSLYELLDAQTEKQVAEGHKASFCLEDTSCDPGYYRRFACTAHTQGLSPGCYDIYNADIDCQWIDITDVSPGKYILKVTVNPKQQVPESNFNNNVVRCDVQYTGTAAHVSGCTMTS